The proteins below come from a single Malus sylvestris chromosome 3, drMalSylv7.2, whole genome shotgun sequence genomic window:
- the LOC126615199 gene encoding non-specific phospholipase C2-like yields the protein MAAAASTTTISILLLLLIGLNSPVHANPIKTIVVMVMENRSFDHMLGWMKKINPEINGVDGSEANPLSTTDPNSKRFFFNNESHYVDPDPGHSFQAIREQIFGSDNTSADPPPMNGFAQQAYSMDNTTALSQDVMNGFNPDMVAVYKTLVSEFAVFDRWFASVPSSTQPNRLYVHSGTSAGATSNIPALLAKGYPQRTIFENLDDAGISFGIYYQNIPSTLFYRNLRKLKYIGKFHLYDTFKSHAKEGKLHGYTVIEQRYFDVKSAPANDDHPSHDVYHGQMFVKEVYETLRASPQWNNTLMIITYDEHGGFYDHVPTPVRGVPSPDGIVGPEPFLFQFNRLGVRVPTIMVSPWIEKGTVIHGPNGSPSPTSEFEHSSIPATVKKIFNLTAPFLTKRDEWAGTFESIVQTRTEPRTDCPEQLPTPVAIRKGEPNEDAKLTEFQQEMMQLAAVLKGENIFTSYPEKTGKEMTVKDGKKYADDAVKRFFEAGLYAKRMGVNEEQIVQMRPSLTSRSSKTSPEHP from the exons ATGGCCGCCGCCGCTTCCACAACCACCATTTCAATCCTCCTTCTGCTGCTCATAGGACTCAACAGTCCAGTCCATGCCAATCCCATCAAAACCATAGTTGTTATGGTGATGGAGAACAGGTCATTCGACCACATGCTGGGGTGGATGAAGAAAATCAACCCTGAAATCAACGGCGTGGATGGCTCCGAGGCCAACCCTCTCTCCACCACCGACCCCAACTCCAAGCGCTTCTTCTTCAACAACGAGTCTCACTATGTGGACCCTGATCCTGGCCACTCCTTCCAAGCCATCCGAGAGCAGATATTCGGGTCGGATAACACGTCGGCCGACCCTCCACCCATGAATGGCTTTGCTCAGCAGGCTTACTCCATGGACAACACCACCGCCCTGTCTCAGGATGTTATGAATGGATTCAACCCTGACATGGTTGCTGTCTACAAAACTCTTGTTTCTGAATTTGCTGTCTTTGACAG GTGGTTCGCCTCAGTGCCATCCTCAACCCAGCCAAATCGGCTCTACGTGCATTCAGGGACATCAGCTGGTGCAACAAGCAACATCCCAGCCCTTCTCGCCAAAGGGTACCCTCAAAGAACCATCTTCGAGAACCTCGACGACGCCGGAATATCCTTTGGAATATACTACCAAAACATCCCATCGACATTGTTCTATAGGAACCTGAGGAAGCTCAAGTACATAGGTAAGTTCCATTTGTACGACACCTTCAAGAGCCATGCAAAGGAAGGGAAACTGCACGGGTACACCGTCATAGAACAGAGGTACTTCGATGTCAAGAGTGCACCAGCAAATGATGATCATCCCTCCCATGACGTGTACCACGGGCAGATGTTTGTGAAGGAGGTGTATGAGACACTGAGAGCAAGCCCTCAGTGGAACAACACGCTGATGATCATCACGTATGATGAACATGGCGGTTTCTATGACCACGTCCCTACGCCGGTTCGTGGGGTCCCCAGCCCAGACGGGATCGTGGGGCCGGAGCCTTTCTTGTTTCAGTTCAACCGTTTGGGAGTTAGGGTTCCAACGATCATGGTCTCACCATGGATAGAGAAGGGTACAG TCATCCATGGGCCTAATGGATCACCATCTCCAACTTCGGAATTTGAACATTCATCTATTCCAGCAACAGTTAAGAAGATCTTCAACCTAACCGCACCCTTCCTCACGAAGAGGGATGAATGGGCCGGCACCTTCGAAAGCATTGTCCAAACGCGGACAGAACCCAGAACTGACTGCCCAG AGCAACTACCGACGCCAGTTGCCATCAGAAAGGGTGAGCCTAATGAAGATGCCAAGCTTACTGAATTTCAACAGGAGATGATGCAACTCGCAGCAGTTCTGAAAGGAGAGAACATATTTACAAGTTACCCAGAAAAGACGGGGAAGGAGATGACTGTCAAGGATGGGAAGAAATACGCCGATGATGCAGTTAAACGATTCTTTGAAGCGGGGCTTTATGCTAAAAGAATGGGAGTTAACGAGGAACAGATTGTCCAGATGAGGCCCTCCCTTACTTCGAGATCATCCAAAACTTCACCAGAACACCCATAG
- the LOC126615200 gene encoding hydroxyproline O-arabinosyltransferase NOD3-like: MIGRKSMGRASPVLLVLLALGFFFATYNLLTIIIHNKASYSGILGEDRLEDPVIQRPSKAENPKFHVVVTATDAPYSQWQCRIMYYWYNKVKDMPGSDMGKFTRVLHSGNADNLTEEIPTVVVDPLPEGLDRGYIVLNRPWAFVQWLEKATIEEEYILMAEPDHIFVNPLPNLARGNNPAGYPFFYIKPTENEKIIRKFYPVEKGPVTDVDPIGNSPVIIKKSLLEEIAPTWVNVSLKMKDDLETDKAFGWVLEMYAYAVASALHGVRHILREDFMLQPPWDLKVGKRFIIHYTYGCDYNLKGDLTYGKIGEWRFDKRAYLSGPPPRNLSLPPPGVPESVVRLVKMVNEATANIPGWYS; the protein is encoded by the exons ATGATTGGGAGAAAAAGCATGGGACGTGCATCGCCAGTACTTTTGGTGCTTTTAGCACTTGGTTTTTTCTTTGCAACTTATAATTTGTTAACCATTATAATACACAACAAGGCCTCCTACTCGGGCATTTTGGGGGAAGACCGGTTGGAAGATCCTGTGATTCAGCGGCCCTCGAAGGCGGAGAATCCAAAATTTCATGTTGTTGTTACAGCCACTGATGCTCCGTATAGCCAGTGGCAGTGTCGGATCATGTATTACTGGTACAACAAGGTAAAAGATATGCCTGGATCAGATATGGGAAAGTTCACTCGAGTTTTGCATTCTGGAAATGCTGACAATTTGACGGAGGAGATTCCAACAGTTGTGGTTGATCCTCTTCCGGAGGGCTTGGATCGG GGCTATATTGTCCTAAACAGACCATGGGCTTTTGTGCAATGGCTGGAGAAAGCAACAATCGAGGAAGA ATACATTCTAATGGCTGAACCTGACCACATATTTGTAAATCCTTTGCCAAACTTAGCACGTGGAAACAATCCAGCAGGGTATCCATTTTTCTACATTAAACCAACCGAAAATGAGAAAATAATTAGAAAGTTTTATCCTGTGGAAAAAGGCCCTGTGACTGATGTTGATCCAATTGGCAATTCTCCTGTAATCATAAAGAAG TCCCTGCTGGAGGAAATCGCTCCCACATGGGTGAATGTGTCTTTGAAAATGAAAGATGACCTAGAGACTGATAAGGCTTTTGGATGGGTGCTTGAGAT GTATGCATATGCTGTGGCATCTGCATTGCATGGTGTGCGGCATATTCTTCGTGAAGACTTTATGTTGCAG CCTCCATGGGATTTGAAAGTTGGGAAGAGGTTCATCATCCATTATACTTACGGATGCGACTATAATTTAAAA GGAGACCTGACTTATGGTAAGATTGGAGAATGGCGTTTTGACAAGAGAGCATATCTCAGTGGTCCTCCACCAAGAAACCTCTCTTTGCCCCCTCCAGGAGTTCCTGAAAGTGTG GTAAGGCTCGTGAAAATGGTTAACGAGGCTACTGCAAACATTCCTGGTTGGTACAGCTAA